A single window of Rubripirellula lacrimiformis DNA harbors:
- a CDS encoding ABC transporter permease, whose translation MKLRHLIWKELWQRPTPMLTSLLAVTLGVTALVAIQNITVFSERKIAGDMESLGANVLVLPPSVTLQDYYGADMHGHTMPEEYVTRLALARLPGVENLAPKLCVEAEVDTIPVTLTGILPKSEFQAKASWQGLGMLGNAVGSDRGCCATAADTGEADNDPNSLATTRTIAELGDRDVILGRDLASQLGAKAGDTLPLLGEDFTVLTVLPSTGTIDDGRMFAHLHSVQDLSGAGPVVNVIEIMACCEDAAGGLITNLSAELPETRIVTIAQVVQTQIAVNGLMSRLSWVFLSILLLVGGASIASVMYANVTERRKEIGTLMAIGASRNFVTKMFLGKAAILGLAGGAAGFIVGTIVAAVLGPQLLGIHVRPMPILLGVGMATATIVAVLASLLPARRAAGLDPCLVFNDA comes from the coding sequence ATGAAACTTCGTCACTTAATATGGAAAGAACTCTGGCAACGGCCGACGCCGATGCTCACCAGTTTGCTGGCCGTCACGCTTGGCGTCACAGCGCTTGTTGCGATTCAGAACATCACCGTGTTTTCAGAACGCAAGATCGCCGGTGACATGGAGTCCCTCGGTGCGAATGTCTTGGTGTTGCCACCCAGCGTAACACTGCAGGACTATTATGGTGCCGACATGCACGGGCATACGATGCCCGAGGAATACGTCACGCGTCTCGCACTGGCTCGATTGCCGGGCGTTGAAAACCTTGCTCCCAAGTTGTGCGTCGAAGCGGAAGTGGACACGATTCCCGTCACACTGACCGGCATCCTGCCTAAGAGCGAGTTTCAAGCCAAAGCCTCTTGGCAGGGACTCGGTATGTTGGGCAATGCGGTCGGCAGTGATCGCGGTTGTTGTGCGACCGCCGCTGACACCGGCGAAGCCGACAACGATCCAAACTCGTTGGCGACGACACGCACCATCGCCGAACTGGGCGATCGCGATGTGATCCTCGGACGCGATCTCGCCAGCCAACTTGGTGCGAAAGCTGGTGATACGTTGCCGCTACTCGGTGAAGATTTCACTGTTCTCACCGTGTTGCCTTCGACCGGAACGATCGACGACGGACGCATGTTCGCTCACTTGCACAGCGTCCAAGACTTGTCGGGTGCAGGGCCGGTGGTAAACGTCATCGAAATCATGGCGTGCTGTGAAGATGCCGCTGGCGGTTTGATCACGAACCTTTCCGCTGAACTTCCCGAAACGCGAATCGTCACGATCGCACAAGTTGTTCAAACACAAATAGCCGTTAATGGATTGATGTCGCGTTTGTCATGGGTCTTTCTGTCGATCCTGCTGTTGGTCGGTGGAGCGAGCATCGCCAGTGTGATGTATGCCAACGTGACCGAGCGTCGCAAAGAAATCGGAACGCTGATGGCAATCGGAGCCAGTCGCAACTTTGTAACAAAGATGTTTCTTGGCAAAGCCGCAATCTTGGGACTCGCCGGTGGTGCAGCGGGTTTCATTGTCGGCACGATTGTCGCCGCAGTACTGGGGCCACAGTTGCTGGGTATTCATGTACGCCCGATGCCGATACTGCTGGGCGTGGGAATGGCCACAGCAACGATCGTCGCGGTCCTCGCCAGCCTTCTGCCCGCCCGCCGAGCCGCTGGTCTCGATCCGTGCCTTGTCTTCAACGACGCCTGA
- a CDS encoding ABC transporter ATP-binding protein: protein MYQLSSVTQTYERRGQIVTALDNADLTIPDNDFIAIVGPSGSGKTTLLSVLGGMLAPSTGDVMLDGESLYDLSVEERTALRGRKIGFVFQSFNLISWLTARENVQIPLMLSGKTAKQQEDRAMEMLDRVGLSDRTDHRPSEMSQGQQQRVALARTLANDPQIILADEPTGNLDSETRQQVMNYLNEFHQDGRTIVMVTHDADTAAFAHRTIRLVAGVTNEVSIAKAA, encoded by the coding sequence ATGTATCAACTCAGTTCCGTTACCCAGACCTACGAACGTCGAGGCCAGATCGTTACGGCACTCGACAACGCCGACCTCACGATTCCCGACAACGACTTCATCGCAATCGTCGGCCCCAGCGGGAGTGGCAAGACCACGCTGCTGTCTGTCCTCGGTGGAATGCTTGCACCGTCAACCGGCGACGTGATGCTCGATGGCGAATCGTTGTATGACCTGTCGGTGGAAGAACGCACGGCGTTGCGAGGCCGAAAGATCGGATTCGTCTTTCAGTCGTTCAACTTGATCTCGTGGCTGACCGCTCGCGAAAACGTGCAAATCCCACTGATGTTGTCCGGCAAAACGGCCAAGCAACAAGAAGATCGTGCGATGGAGATGCTCGACCGCGTCGGCTTGTCCGATCGAACCGATCACCGTCCGTCGGAAATGAGCCAAGGACAGCAACAACGAGTCGCGTTGGCGAGGACGCTCGCCAACGATCCGCAAATCATCCTGGCCGATGAACCGACCGGAAACCTCGATTCAGAAACCCGCCAGCAGGTGATGAATTACCTGAATGAATTTCACCAAGACGGGCGAACGATCGTCATGGTCACCCACGACGCCGACACCGCCGCGTTTGCGCACCGCACCATTCGCTTAGTCGCCGGAGTCACAAACGAGGTCTCAATTGCGAAAGCTGCCTAA
- a CDS encoding methyltransferase family protein: protein MALIEEFERTGSWLFRWRSYLPFVFLPLIVTAVLRYPVIELHPNLHFVWSIISLGVSLVGLAVRCHAVGHAADGTSGRNTKTLVAETLSTSGFYSVVRHPLYLGNFLIALGIVLHSAAPWLVVVYLMAFTLYYERIMFTEEAFLRKKFGRVFTDWSNRTPAFVPKLRQWKSAELPLDIPKVIRAESAAVAVIALTFPALELAMHEAQQGNVAIEKSWYILLGSGIHLYIIARVMKRQLRRWLKYERILYEAAK from the coding sequence ATGGCACTCATTGAAGAATTTGAACGCACGGGATCGTGGCTGTTCCGCTGGCGCAGCTATTTACCCTTCGTGTTCTTACCGTTGATCGTGACCGCGGTGCTGCGATATCCCGTGATTGAATTGCATCCCAATTTGCATTTCGTCTGGAGCATCATCAGTCTCGGCGTTTCGCTAGTAGGATTAGCGGTTCGATGTCACGCGGTCGGACACGCCGCTGACGGAACATCGGGTCGCAACACGAAAACGCTAGTTGCCGAAACGCTCAGCACCTCCGGCTTCTACTCGGTCGTCCGGCATCCACTTTACCTCGGCAACTTCTTGATTGCCTTGGGCATCGTGTTGCACTCCGCTGCTCCCTGGTTGGTCGTGGTCTACCTGATGGCATTCACGTTGTATTACGAACGCATCATGTTCACCGAGGAAGCGTTCTTGCGAAAGAAGTTTGGCCGTGTGTTCACCGATTGGTCCAATCGCACGCCCGCGTTCGTACCAAAACTTCGGCAATGGAAGTCGGCCGAACTGCCGTTGGACATCCCCAAAGTCATTCGAGCCGAATCTGCTGCCGTCGCGGTCATCGCATTAACTTTCCCAGCATTGGAATTGGCGATGCACGAAGCTCAGCAAGGCAACGTCGCCATCGAGAAATCGTGGTACATCCTCCTCGGCAGCGGCATTCATCTCTACATCATCGCTCGGGTCATGAAACGGCAACTCCGACGATGGCTCAAGTACGAGCGAATCTTGTACGAGGCTGCAAAGTGA
- a CDS encoding BON domain-containing protein, with product MSSHSSKHPPANPEPLCARVERIIGRFGFEGVQVSSDQSWHVTLTGTVDEVNDRALVVAIARTTPGVTVVRSEITLTKQN from the coding sequence GTGAGTTCGCACAGCTCCAAGCACCCTCCTGCGAATCCTGAACCACTCTGCGCTAGAGTCGAACGCATCATCGGGCGATTCGGCTTTGAAGGAGTGCAAGTTTCCAGCGATCAGTCCTGGCACGTCACTCTCACCGGCACAGTCGATGAAGTCAACGACCGCGCGTTAGTCGTCGCGATCGCCCGAACCACACCGGGTGTCACTGTGGTCCGCAGTGAAATCACCTTAACCAAGCAGAACTAG
- a CDS encoding trypsin-like peptidase domain-containing protein codes for MRLREQAIHGHQSAPSTYRPTTSSPIDSPDDQGSGVVIDRDGWVLTCSHVVENASAVFVRTADGQKFHASEVVCDPVSDLAIIKLKDAADLQEVKLADSDSLGVGDWVISLASPYDLQRSVSAGIISSTQRWVPASPYPLIQNDACTNPGSSGGALLNLHGEVVGIIEGAVTTTGEFQGIGLATPINVVKDVTEQLRMNGYVERCRFGFETQPLTPDMAKLLEPSLPAGLYVKAVMPRSPASLAGLLEGDVITEFDGKVVTQSFDPDSINANAATVKSHAMKVLRDHEVIDLQILLKHTSHSSATPTIPQTPPTDSFEHYDSLNGLGLATLTPSMIRELDLPPDAHGPLITHVSYDSEAYREGIAAGMVIARINNQRIVNIGQYVEIIKELKPGKPLLFLLQSDQGSHLVMLETHRREGND; via the coding sequence ATGCGGTTGCGTGAACAAGCGATTCACGGTCATCAATCTGCGCCATCCACATATCGGCCAACCACATCGTCGCCAATCGACTCTCCCGATGACCAGGGTTCGGGAGTCGTCATCGACCGTGACGGCTGGGTGCTCACTTGCAGCCACGTCGTTGAAAATGCCAGCGCGGTATTTGTGCGAACGGCGGACGGGCAAAAGTTCCATGCCAGCGAAGTCGTTTGCGATCCTGTCTCCGACTTGGCGATCATCAAACTCAAAGACGCTGCCGACCTGCAAGAAGTTAAATTGGCGGACTCCGACAGCCTGGGTGTTGGCGATTGGGTCATATCGCTTGCTTCTCCCTATGATCTTCAACGTTCTGTCAGTGCAGGGATCATCAGTTCGACGCAGCGATGGGTTCCGGCTTCACCCTATCCGTTGATTCAGAATGACGCCTGCACCAATCCCGGCAGTTCCGGCGGAGCGTTGCTGAACCTGCACGGCGAAGTCGTTGGAATCATCGAAGGAGCCGTCACGACGACTGGCGAGTTTCAAGGCATCGGATTAGCAACGCCCATCAATGTTGTTAAAGATGTCACTGAGCAACTTCGCATGAACGGCTACGTCGAGCGATGTCGTTTTGGTTTTGAAACCCAACCGCTGACTCCCGACATGGCCAAGCTGTTGGAGCCATCGCTTCCGGCTGGTCTGTATGTGAAGGCAGTCATGCCACGATCGCCAGCCAGCCTCGCGGGTTTGCTTGAGGGTGATGTGATTACCGAGTTTGACGGCAAAGTTGTAACGCAATCGTTTGACCCGGACTCAATCAACGCGAACGCGGCAACAGTCAAGTCACATGCGATGAAAGTGCTTCGCGACCACGAGGTCATTGATTTACAGATTTTGCTGAAGCACACATCGCACTCTAGCGCAACACCGACAATTCCCCAGACGCCACCAACGGATTCGTTCGAGCACTACGATTCGCTCAATGGCCTGGGACTTGCGACGTTAACTCCGTCGATGATTCGTGAGCTTGACCTTCCACCGGATGCACATGGCCCGTTGATTACGCATGTTTCTTACGATAGTGAAGCGTATCGCGAGGGCATAGCGGCTGGCATGGTAATTGCTCGCATCAACAATCAGCGAATTGTAAACATAGGCCAGTATGTGGAGATCATTAAAGAGCTGAAGCCTGGTAAGCCATTGCTCTTTCTGTTGCAGTCCGACCAAGGCTCGCATTTGGTGATGCTGGAAACGCATCGGCGAGAAGGCAATGACTAA
- a CDS encoding heavy metal translocating P-type ATPase, translating to MRKEKIELNLVLPTVKDADDSCIRRLAELLQSKVGIDAAHSIKPSDESPGQICVHYDPSVVSTGEVRELVRRAGAELDQRYGHWHKRVEPMHAGRASAIESRLARIDGVIESVVSPDGAVRVEFDRQSTDASSIARALDDWSSSDLKEDDEHEGHRHDDEGHEDDHDHAGHDHAHGGIFGPKSELIFAVLCGVFLLVGWLIETFAELNEWIPLACYIAAYLFGGYYTVIEAIEKIRAGKFEIDFLMIVAAAGAASLGAWAEGALLLFLFSIGHALEGYAMGRAKRAIEALSELAPKTARVRRDGNELEIPVEELVVGDIVIIKPDERVPADGFVTAGESSINQAPITGESVPVDKRPVADVAAAASDPESLPPEHRAFAGTINQSGSLEIQVTKLASENTLARVVTMVSEAETRVSPTQKFTKKFERYFVPSVIAGVVLLMFAPLVIDETFSESFYRAMAVLVAASPCALAIATPSAVLSGVARAARGGILVKGGGPLESLGSLDAIAFDKTGTLTEGEPKVTDVRTADGVDETELLRTAIAVEDLSKHPLAKAVVRDGSKRLDDGLTIPDATDLQSITGRGIEATVEGDIVHIGKDDLFVEVDGPPLPDSVREIVESLEENGRTTMIVRRGDRYLGVIGLMDTPREAAKRTISRLRELGIERMIMISGDNQKVADAVAKEVGLDEARGDLMPDDKVNEIKKLQSEGGVAMVGDGVNDAPAMASASVGIAMGAAGSDVALETADVALMADNLDHLPLAIGLSRATRRIIRQNLWMSLGMVAFLVPATILGLNIGPAVALHEGSTLVVVFNALRLLAYKQ from the coding sequence ATGAGAAAAGAAAAGATTGAACTCAACCTGGTTCTTCCGACGGTCAAAGATGCGGACGATTCGTGCATCAGGCGGCTGGCGGAGTTGCTGCAAAGCAAAGTTGGAATCGACGCGGCACATTCAATCAAGCCGAGTGACGAAAGCCCAGGGCAAATCTGCGTTCACTACGACCCGAGCGTGGTCTCGACGGGCGAGGTTCGCGAATTGGTACGTCGAGCTGGGGCAGAGCTTGACCAACGCTACGGGCATTGGCATAAGCGAGTTGAGCCGATGCACGCAGGCCGAGCATCCGCGATTGAATCGCGTTTGGCTCGAATCGACGGTGTCATCGAATCAGTGGTCTCCCCGGACGGAGCCGTTCGAGTCGAATTCGATCGTCAATCAACCGACGCTTCGTCGATCGCAAGGGCACTGGATGATTGGTCATCGTCTGACCTGAAAGAAGACGACGAGCATGAAGGTCATCGGCACGACGACGAAGGTCACGAAGACGATCACGACCATGCCGGTCATGACCATGCACACGGCGGCATCTTCGGACCGAAGTCGGAGCTGATCTTTGCGGTCCTTTGCGGCGTTTTCCTGTTGGTCGGTTGGCTGATCGAAACCTTCGCGGAACTGAACGAGTGGATTCCGCTGGCGTGCTACATCGCCGCTTACCTGTTCGGTGGCTACTACACCGTCATCGAAGCGATCGAGAAAATCCGAGCGGGCAAGTTTGAGATCGACTTCTTGATGATCGTGGCTGCTGCCGGTGCCGCTTCGCTGGGAGCGTGGGCCGAAGGTGCGTTGCTGCTGTTCCTGTTCAGCATCGGCCACGCCTTGGAAGGCTACGCGATGGGGCGAGCCAAACGTGCCATCGAAGCACTGTCCGAACTGGCTCCGAAAACAGCACGAGTTCGACGCGATGGCAACGAATTAGAGATCCCCGTCGAAGAGCTGGTCGTTGGCGACATCGTCATCATCAAACCTGACGAGCGAGTCCCAGCAGACGGTTTCGTGACCGCCGGTGAGTCCAGCATCAACCAAGCCCCGATCACCGGCGAAAGCGTTCCTGTCGATAAACGCCCTGTCGCGGACGTTGCCGCTGCCGCATCCGATCCCGAGTCGCTTCCGCCAGAGCATCGTGCATTCGCCGGAACGATCAACCAATCGGGATCGCTTGAAATCCAAGTCACCAAGCTCGCATCCGAAAACACACTGGCCCGTGTCGTCACGATGGTCAGCGAAGCAGAAACGCGGGTGTCGCCAACGCAGAAGTTCACCAAGAAGTTCGAGCGATACTTTGTCCCGTCAGTCATTGCCGGTGTCGTACTGTTGATGTTCGCACCGCTCGTCATCGACGAAACCTTCAGCGAATCGTTCTACCGAGCGATGGCGGTTCTAGTCGCCGCCAGCCCATGTGCGTTGGCGATCGCAACGCCCAGTGCGGTGCTCAGCGGCGTCGCCCGAGCGGCACGCGGCGGTATCCTCGTCAAAGGTGGCGGACCACTAGAAAGCCTCGGCAGTCTCGACGCAATCGCGTTTGACAAAACCGGAACGCTCACCGAGGGCGAACCCAAAGTCACCGACGTTCGCACGGCTGACGGTGTCGATGAGACTGAACTGCTACGAACCGCGATCGCAGTAGAAGACCTCAGCAAACATCCGCTTGCCAAAGCCGTGGTCCGCGACGGATCAAAAAGACTGGATGACGGTCTTACGATTCCGGATGCTACTGATTTGCAGAGCATCACCGGGCGCGGCATTGAAGCGACGGTCGAAGGAGACATCGTCCATATTGGCAAAGACGACTTGTTCGTCGAAGTCGATGGACCACCGCTGCCAGATAGCGTTCGAGAGATTGTCGAATCGCTAGAAGAGAATGGACGCACAACGATGATCGTCCGGCGCGGCGATCGTTACCTCGGCGTCATCGGTTTGATGGACACACCGCGTGAGGCTGCCAAACGAACGATTTCGCGGCTTCGCGAACTCGGCATCGAACGAATGATTATGATTTCCGGCGACAATCAGAAGGTCGCTGATGCGGTCGCGAAAGAAGTCGGCCTCGATGAAGCCCGCGGCGACTTGATGCCTGACGACAAGGTCAACGAAATTAAGAAGCTGCAAAGCGAAGGCGGCGTCGCAATGGTTGGCGACGGAGTCAACGACGCACCCGCCATGGCATCCGCCTCCGTCGGCATCGCGATGGGAGCCGCCGGCAGCGATGTCGCCCTCGAAACCGCCGACGTCGCACTGATGGCCGACAACCTCGACCACTTGCCGCTGGCGATCGGACTCAGCCGCGCCACACGCCGCATCATTCGTCAAAACCTCTGGATGAGTCTCGGCATGGTCGCGTTCCTCGTCCCCGCCACGATCCTCGGTCTCAACATTGGCCCCGCAGTTGCATTGCACGAAGGCAGTACGCTCGTCGTCGTCTTCAACGCATTGCGACTATTGGCTTACAAACAATAG
- a CDS encoding DUF305 domain-containing protein, with the protein MSNYRLFGAMIATSTAVMLLLMYLNTYAIDHVYWSETRFYMALVMGATMAMIMLSFMLGMYKNTKTNVAIFATSVAVFAGSLYLVRSQETVEDVSWMKAMIPHHSIAILTSERAEITDPRVRELAGQIIETQKKEIAEMKRLIADLEDEETNALALKH; encoded by the coding sequence ATGTCCAACTACCGACTTTTTGGAGCGATGATCGCCACTTCGACCGCAGTCATGCTGTTGTTGATGTATCTGAACACCTACGCGATCGACCACGTCTACTGGAGCGAGACTCGCTTCTACATGGCACTCGTCATGGGAGCGACGATGGCGATGATTATGTTGTCGTTCATGCTCGGCATGTATAAGAATACGAAGACCAACGTGGCCATTTTCGCTACCAGTGTCGCCGTTTTTGCTGGGTCGCTGTACCTCGTACGCAGCCAGGAGACCGTTGAAGATGTCTCGTGGATGAAAGCCATGATTCCACACCACTCGATCGCGATCCTTACCAGTGAACGAGCCGAGATCACCGACCCTCGAGTGCGTGAACTGGCCGGCCAAATCATCGAAACGCAAAAGAAGGAAATTGCGGAGATGAAACGACTGATTGCGGACCTGGAAGACGAAGAAACGAATGCATTGGCATTGAAACATTGA
- a CDS encoding RNA polymerase sigma factor, whose translation MEHRSECNDREPIDDATVKAGAGGDRAALRQIYEATADRVFRLMVRMVGQQDADDLTQQTFVRAFTKLDQFSGESKFETWLYRLATNEALQHLRREKQRRTKELVVEPTVRQTDHVEQDERAAMVRTVLDQLDPELRAIFTLKEESGLSYQEIAATLGIPEGTVGSRLNRARRELRRLIEENGE comes from the coding sequence ATGGAGCACCGCAGTGAGTGTAATGACAGAGAGCCAATCGACGACGCAACGGTCAAGGCCGGTGCCGGCGGCGATCGCGCTGCGCTCCGCCAGATTTACGAGGCCACTGCGGATCGTGTCTTTCGCTTAATGGTGCGGATGGTCGGTCAACAGGACGCCGACGACTTAACGCAGCAAACTTTCGTCCGAGCGTTCACGAAGCTCGATCAGTTCAGCGGCGAATCGAAGTTTGAAACGTGGTTGTATCGACTGGCCACCAACGAGGCATTGCAGCATCTGCGCCGCGAGAAACAACGGCGGACAAAAGAACTGGTGGTCGAGCCGACTGTTCGGCAAACTGACCACGTCGAGCAAGACGAACGAGCCGCGATGGTACGAACTGTCCTCGATCAACTCGATCCGGAATTGCGGGCAATCTTCACGCTCAAAGAAGAGAGCGGTCTATCATATCAAGAGATCGCCGCCACACTCGGCATCCCCGAAGGCACGGTCGGTTCGCGATTGAACCGGGCGCGGCGGGAATTGCGTAGGCTGATCGAAGAGAATGGAGAGTGA
- a CDS encoding TolC family protein, whose translation MDRHSSRPGRTQAKRLLLAALVAASVSGCASERGVQVAKVTAPVAASTSSSVATSDFDWQQVLSEPETAVVQPVVYNDGVVIASPAVFAQPPQEDSKRSFGDFLQLDPPKKEDGEKGSQGGGEKGDEPDLKDDRDDTKDKKTVNDKSETDKKESEDDSSQTPLLPDSQSSSGQPVEYFVGTALARHPKILAARQRVAAATNVIPQANALPDPTFNNTFWPLHDNAIQTAAGRVANQMSVNQMVPFPDKLKTKAVIASREVQIAQTEVEAIAREITESVRLAYYEVWFATRAIDIIEETKGLVADLTDVAEARYRSGGSQQDVLRAQLETDRLDEQLITLARQKLVAQADLATLLQQPVGILPEATDELSITDTPQQIEELIALAEQCNPKLRGLAWEIQRDRDKERLACLQQYPDFSVGLNWGLVSDNHDVLSPVANGNDQLSVSFGTTLPIWREKINAGVREAAHRRSSTTRRLEAERDELYGKIRRLIVQADALVEQRNIYEERIIPRTEDTLKLSIADYRGKRTDFFTLIETYRELLMFETQLARIDATLAGTIAQLDRTVGCPN comes from the coding sequence ATGGATCGGCATTCTTCGAGACCCGGAAGAACCCAAGCGAAGCGCCTGCTGCTAGCAGCATTGGTTGCCGCGTCGGTGTCCGGTTGTGCCTCCGAGCGTGGTGTTCAGGTAGCAAAAGTCACCGCTCCGGTCGCCGCTTCCACCTCGTCTTCGGTCGCGACCAGTGACTTCGATTGGCAGCAAGTCCTTAGCGAGCCGGAAACAGCCGTCGTTCAGCCCGTTGTCTACAACGACGGGGTAGTGATCGCATCGCCCGCCGTCTTCGCTCAACCACCCCAGGAAGACAGCAAACGAAGCTTCGGAGACTTTCTGCAACTCGATCCGCCTAAGAAAGAAGATGGGGAGAAGGGGAGTCAGGGAGGTGGGGAGAAGGGTGATGAACCGGACTTGAAAGATGACCGTGACGACACGAAAGACAAGAAGACCGTTAACGACAAATCGGAAACTGACAAGAAAGAATCGGAAGACGACAGCTCCCAGACTCCCCTTCTCCCAGACTCCCAATCTTCTTCCGGCCAGCCCGTCGAGTATTTCGTAGGCACTGCCCTCGCACGTCACCCCAAAATCCTTGCCGCCAGGCAACGTGTCGCTGCGGCAACAAACGTCATCCCGCAAGCCAACGCCTTGCCCGACCCGACATTCAACAACACCTTCTGGCCTTTGCACGACAACGCCATTCAAACCGCGGCCGGCCGAGTCGCCAATCAGATGTCGGTCAACCAGATGGTACCGTTTCCTGACAAGCTGAAAACCAAAGCGGTGATCGCCAGCCGTGAAGTGCAAATCGCTCAAACCGAAGTCGAAGCGATTGCTCGCGAGATTACCGAGTCCGTTCGTCTCGCCTACTACGAAGTCTGGTTCGCGACCCGAGCGATCGACATCATCGAGGAAACCAAAGGCCTCGTCGCTGACCTGACGGATGTTGCCGAGGCGCGTTACCGCAGCGGCGGTTCTCAACAAGACGTGCTGCGAGCACAACTCGAAACCGATCGACTCGATGAGCAACTCATCACGCTTGCAAGACAAAAGCTGGTTGCCCAAGCCGACCTCGCTACTTTGCTACAGCAACCCGTCGGGATTCTTCCCGAAGCGACGGATGAACTGAGTATCACTGACACGCCACAGCAAATCGAAGAATTGATCGCGTTGGCCGAGCAGTGCAACCCGAAGCTACGCGGCCTCGCATGGGAAATCCAACGCGATCGCGACAAGGAACGCTTGGCCTGCTTGCAGCAGTACCCAGACTTCAGTGTCGGATTGAATTGGGGATTGGTCAGCGACAACCATGATGTCCTTAGCCCAGTGGCCAACGGAAACGATCAACTCAGTGTCAGTTTCGGCACAACATTGCCAATCTGGCGAGAGAAGATCAACGCCGGAGTCCGCGAAGCAGCTCACCGTCGCAGCAGCACGACTCGACGCCTAGAAGCCGAACGCGACGAACTATACGGCAAGATTCGCCGCCTGATTGTTCAAGCCGACGCCCTGGTCGAGCAACGCAACATCTACGAAGAACGGATCATTCCGCGAACAGAAGACACGCTCAAACTCTCGATCGCCGACTACCGTGGCAAACGCACAGACTTTTTCACGCTGATCGAAACCTACCGCGAACTGTTGATGTTCGAGACCCAACTCGCCCGTATCGACGCTACGCTAGCCGGCACGATCGCTCAATTGGATCGAACGGTCGGCTGCCCCAATTGA